A single window of Methanoculleus oceani DNA harbors:
- a CDS encoding helix-turn-helix domain-containing protein — translation MEMRRLRLRTPADTWGLADPEQQRKARQDAIDDGDLIEITRMGRDMGITYPLAVSARAAQSMVPFPNIPQDTVTENLWDTLHAFRDKARTTTEEEFEFQVSLYQNGLVPTLTFKAAVSPGDDGEPVITIMLPDEDWETIGCGHHQSAGDAMLTVDDVASTLNFTPGRIREFIREERIPAVKCGGSWRIKRSELDRIMNEGF, via the coding sequence ATGGAGATGCGAAGATTACGATTAAGGACACCGGCCGACACCTGGGGGCTGGCGGACCCGGAGCAACAGAGGAAGGCCCGCCAGGACGCTATCGACGACGGGGATCTGATCGAGATCACCCGGATGGGGAGGGACATGGGCATCACCTATCCCCTCGCGGTCTCGGCACGGGCCGCGCAGAGCATGGTGCCGTTCCCGAACATCCCGCAGGACACCGTCACGGAGAACTTATGGGACACCCTGCATGCGTTCAGGGATAAAGCCCGTACGACGACCGAGGAGGAGTTCGAGTTCCAGGTCAGCCTCTACCAGAACGGCCTCGTTCCCACCCTCACCTTCAAGGCCGCGGTCTCCCCGGGAGACGACGGCGAACCGGTCATCACCATCATGTTGCCGGACGAGGACTGGGAGACGATCGGGTGCGGCCACCACCAGAGCGCAGGCGACGCGATGCTCACCGTCGACGACGTTGCCTCGACCCTGAACTTCACCCCCGGTCGGATCCGGGAGTTCATCCGGGAAGAGCGGATCCCGGCGGTCAAGTGCGGGGGATCCTGGCGAATCAAGCGCTCAGAGCTCGACCGGATCATGAACGAAGGCTTCTGA
- a CDS encoding HAD family hydrolase: MQTTCGTRHNRVEAVLCDMDNTLFDLVGAKREACRCVVDYLGTGDPETLFLQFLRGVHGFEDHRNIRDYLEELGAYQPGTFEVCCRTYEDVKLDLVEAYPGVEETLRCLADAGIGLAVATDAESFQARRRLDKTGLIDYFEVVVTPEVSGRRKPEPDSLLYALRRLDTAPAKAVMVGDSLVRDIAPARHLGMVTAFAAYGDWRRNRVADVEVDIVLREFSELPGHVGITDR, translated from the coding sequence ATGCAGACAACTTGCGGCACTCGGCATAACAGGGTAGAAGCGGTCCTCTGCGACATGGACAACACCCTCTTCGACCTGGTGGGAGCGAAACGGGAGGCGTGCCGGTGCGTGGTCGACTACCTCGGGACCGGAGACCCGGAGACGCTCTTTTTGCAGTTTCTCCGCGGCGTTCACGGGTTTGAGGACCACAGAAACATACGCGACTATCTTGAAGAGCTCGGGGCATACCAGCCCGGTACGTTCGAGGTCTGCTGCCGCACCTACGAGGACGTGAAACTCGACCTGGTCGAGGCTTACCCGGGGGTCGAGGAGACGCTCCGGTGCCTCGCGGACGCCGGGATCGGGCTCGCGGTCGCCACCGACGCGGAGTCGTTCCAGGCACGCCGGCGGCTCGATAAGACCGGTCTCATCGATTACTTCGAGGTCGTGGTGACCCCCGAGGTATCGGGAAGACGAAAACCTGAGCCCGACTCCCTCCTCTACGCCCTCCGGCGGCTCGATACGGCTCCGGCGAAGGCGGTTATGGTCGGCGACAGCCTGGTCCGCGACATCGCCCCGGCGAGGCATCTCGGGATGGTGACCGCCTTTGCCGCCTACGGCGACTGGCGCCGGAACCGCGTAGCGGATGTAGAGGTCGATATCGTCCTTCGAGAGTTCTCCGAACTCCCTGGCCACGTGGGCATTACGGACCGGTGA
- a CDS encoding methanogenesis marker 8 protein, with protein sequence MSDRDEHIIEAAGKCRVVIRNGRVVEVGTPQIQDCPLARRFACPVEEMTAEAIRKNIEGRIRSFGMCTPEREVLAGPDFVLFGASELLSSAVRRGDLDAAVIASDGAGTLVAENPALIQGIGGRMSGLVKTSPIPEVIARIEENGGVVLDPATAAIDQAAGVALARTLGHRRIAVTTAVAAEAATIRERFPDAVIVAVHTTGISREDAALMAGAADLLTACASRHIREEAAKTALLQAGTSIPVFAMTPAGKAIVLGKIAETDQQVIIHGARLPVQGSQSPSPLC encoded by the coding sequence ATGAGCGACCGTGACGAACACATCATAGAGGCCGCCGGGAAGTGCCGGGTCGTGATCCGGAACGGCCGGGTGGTCGAGGTCGGGACGCCGCAGATACAGGACTGCCCGCTGGCACGGCGGTTTGCCTGCCCGGTCGAGGAGATGACGGCTGAAGCGATACGCAAGAACATCGAAGGAAGGATCCGGTCCTTCGGGATGTGCACGCCGGAGCGCGAGGTTCTTGCCGGACCGGACTTCGTCCTCTTCGGGGCGTCGGAACTCCTGAGCAGCGCCGTCCGGCGGGGAGATCTCGACGCCGCGGTGATCGCCTCCGACGGGGCCGGGACGCTGGTTGCAGAGAACCCCGCCCTCATCCAGGGGATCGGCGGCCGGATGTCCGGGCTCGTGAAGACGAGCCCGATCCCGGAAGTGATCGCACGGATCGAGGAGAACGGGGGCGTCGTCCTCGATCCAGCGACCGCCGCCATCGACCAGGCCGCCGGTGTCGCCCTGGCGAGAACCCTCGGTCACCGGCGGATCGCCGTGACCACCGCCGTTGCCGCCGAGGCCGCGACTATCCGGGAGCGGTTCCCGGACGCCGTGATCGTCGCAGTCCATACGACCGGGATCTCGCGGGAGGACGCGGCCCTGATGGCCGGTGCGGCCGACCTCCTCACCGCCTGCGCTTCGCGGCACATCCGGGAGGAGGCGGCGAAGACCGCGCTCCTCCAGGCGGGGACGTCGATCCCGGTCTTCGCGATGACCCCGGCGGGAAAAGCGATCGTTCTCGGCAAGATCGCGGAGACCGATCAACAGGTCATCATCCACGGGGCGCGGCTCCCGGTGCAGGGTTCGCAATCCCCCTCGCCGCTCTGCTGA
- a CDS encoding heparan-alpha-glucosaminide N-acetyltransferase, with amino-acid sequence MTAEPMPAKRYWEIDLARGVAVVTMILFHSAFDLNFFGVLPLDVSGGFLRMLAYLTASIFIFLVGVSFTISYARAERQLAGRDLVLKYVRRGLSIFVLGLVITAVTWLFLPSVYVVFGILHFIGVAIILAPLFARFSTTNLILASIACVIAGYAANAVPGPWPLLWLGIHPESFASLDYVPLLPWFGLVLVGMACGSLFYPDGRRGYTLPATGPAFARPLEFLGRHSLVIYFLHQPVILLLIAMLAPGAVQGFW; translated from the coding sequence TTGACGGCGGAACCCATGCCGGCGAAGCGCTACTGGGAGATCGATCTCGCCAGGGGCGTCGCCGTCGTGACGATGATCCTCTTTCACTCCGCCTTCGACCTCAACTTCTTCGGCGTCCTGCCGCTCGACGTCTCCGGCGGATTCCTCCGGATGCTCGCCTACCTGACCGCATCGATCTTCATCTTCCTCGTCGGGGTCTCCTTCACCATCAGTTACGCCAGAGCGGAGCGACAACTCGCCGGGCGGGACCTCGTGCTCAAGTACGTCCGGCGCGGCCTCTCGATCTTCGTTCTGGGCCTCGTCATCACCGCCGTCACCTGGCTCTTCCTGCCGTCCGTCTACGTCGTCTTCGGCATCCTGCATTTCATCGGTGTCGCGATCATCCTTGCGCCGCTGTTTGCGCGCTTTAGCACAACAAACCTCATCCTCGCGAGCATCGCCTGCGTCATCGCCGGCTACGCCGCAAACGCCGTCCCGGGCCCCTGGCCCCTTCTCTGGCTCGGCATCCACCCGGAATCCTTCGCGAGCCTCGATTACGTGCCGCTCCTCCCCTGGTTCGGCCTCGTCCTGGTCGGCATGGCCTGCGGGTCCCTCTTCTACCCGGACGGACGGCGGGGTTACACGCTCCCGGCGACGGGGCCGGCGTTTGCCCGGCCGCTCGAGTTCCTGGGCCGGCACTCGCTCGTCATCTACTTCCTGCACCAGCCGGTTATCCTGCTCCTGATCGCGATGCTCGCGCCGGGGGCGGTGCAGGGGTTCTGGTGA
- a CDS encoding adenine deaminase — protein MDFAVKDGYVVGLGDYQGKREYDFSGAYVVPGLIDAHVHIESSLLAPAEYARLVLRHGTTTVIADPHEIANVCGVPGIEYMLAEVMNVPGVLAGDEDLRAKMDLFEVIDGHAPFLAGKDLNAYIYAGVRSDHECTTLSEAREKLLRGMYVMIREGSTEHNLRDLLPLVNACTAPRCCFATDDRHADMLAGEGHIDDCVRIAVACGLEVELALRMATLSAAGRFGLHDRGALAPGRLADFCVVDDPDRFRVLRTFKRGVEVIDPGYREPACPAAPLHARVPEPRDIRLTGRGEARVIGIVPGQITTRDLRFPVDAAGIPDLGRDILKAVVTDRYRAGGSGVGLVHGFGLQEGALAGSVSHDSHNIVAVGVSDADIVRAIGEVVRLGGGLAVVSGDDVTALPLECAGLMSALPHDEVVRRLAALEEHARRLGAIANPFMYLSFLALTVIPEVRVTERGVFDVGAFSDVPLFGE, from the coding sequence GTGGACTTCGCGGTGAAGGACGGCTACGTCGTCGGTCTCGGGGACTATCAGGGGAAGCGGGAGTACGACTTTTCGGGGGCCTACGTGGTGCCCGGGCTGATCGACGCCCACGTCCACATCGAGAGTTCGCTCCTCGCGCCGGCGGAGTATGCCCGGCTCGTCCTTCGACACGGCACGACGACCGTGATCGCCGACCCCCACGAGATCGCGAACGTCTGCGGAGTGCCGGGGATCGAGTACATGCTCGCCGAGGTGATGAACGTCCCCGGCGTCCTCGCCGGCGACGAGGACCTCCGGGCGAAGATGGACCTCTTCGAGGTGATCGACGGCCATGCACCGTTCCTCGCCGGGAAGGACCTGAACGCCTATATCTACGCCGGGGTCCGGAGCGACCACGAGTGCACGACGCTTTCGGAGGCCCGGGAGAAACTCCTCCGGGGGATGTACGTCATGATCCGGGAAGGCTCGACGGAGCACAACCTCAGGGACCTCCTGCCGCTTGTGAACGCCTGCACGGCGCCGCGGTGCTGCTTTGCCACCGACGACCGTCATGCCGATATGCTTGCCGGAGAGGGGCATATCGATGACTGCGTAAGAATTGCGGTCGCGTGCGGCCTCGAGGTCGAACTGGCGCTCCGTATGGCGACGCTCTCCGCCGCCGGACGGTTCGGGCTCCACGACCGGGGTGCCCTTGCGCCGGGGAGACTTGCCGACTTCTGCGTCGTCGACGATCCCGACCGCTTCCGCGTCCTGCGGACGTTCAAGCGCGGCGTCGAGGTAATCGACCCCGGCTACCGCGAGCCCGCCTGCCCCGCGGCCCCCCTGCACGCCCGCGTGCCGGAGCCCCGCGATATCCGCCTCACCGGCCGGGGAGAGGCGCGGGTGATCGGGATCGTGCCCGGCCAGATCACGACCCGGGACCTGCGCTTCCCGGTGGACGCCGCCGGTATCCCCGATCTCGGCCGCGATATCCTCAAAGCGGTCGTCACCGACCGTTACCGGGCGGGCGGCTCCGGCGTCGGGCTCGTCCACGGCTTCGGTCTCCAGGAAGGGGCGCTCGCCGGGTCGGTCTCCCACGACTCCCACAACATCGTCGCCGTCGGGGTCAGCGACGCCGATATCGTCCGGGCCATCGGCGAGGTGGTCCGGCTCGGAGGAGGGCTCGCAGTTGTCTCCGGAGACGACGTGACCGCGCTCCCCCTCGAGTGCGCCGGGCTGATGTCGGCGCTTCCCCACGACGAGGTCGTGCGGCGCCTCGCGGCTCTCGAGGAGCACGCCAGGCGGCTCGGGGCGATCGCGAACCCCTTCATGTACCTCTCGTTCCTCGCCCTGACGGTCATCCCTGAGGTCCGTGTCACGGAGCGCGGGGTCTTCGACGTCGGGGCGTTTTCGGACGTTCCGCTGTTTGGGGAGTGA